A stretch of DNA from Bacillus sp. FJAT-45350:
AAACCTGTAGAAACAAAAGGTTTTAACACGCTTGAAGATAAGTTAAAGCAATGGGTTAAGCAATCAAACGAAATCCAAGCAGACTTAAACAAAAGAGCAAGAAAATAATACAACTAAAAAGAGGCGTCCTTCTAATAAATAGAGGACGCCTCTTTTCCTGTGTTTAGTTTTAACGTTGAGGTTCAGGACTTCTTTCAAGCTCTTCACTTGGTTTAAATAAGATTGAAATACAATATAGACCAGCTAAACCAACTAAGGCATAGATAAATCTTGAGATTGCAGCGGCTTGCCCACCAAAGATGGCTGCTACAAGGTCAAAACGGAAGAAACCGATAAGTCCCCAGTTGATCGCACCGATAATTGCTAGAACTAACGCTGTACGTTGAATACCACTCACAACAATTCACCTCCAAAAGAGAACTATAGAAACCCCTTCCCAACTATATAAGATGAGAACTTTGGTGCTTCTCTCTATATCATGAGAATATCGCGGTTAAATTATGCATGTAGCAAAAAGTGCCTTCTTTTATTCCATAAAAAAAGAAGGAGAAATAAATTTATTATTGAAGTTTTTTATACAGTTAGCATATGAATAAACAGTTGGATCATAATAAAACAGAGTGAAACCATGTAAATATCCTAGGAGGAAAGTATGAACAATACATTAACGTTTGATTATAGTAAAGCATTGCCTTTTATACAACAGCATGAAATTGATTATTTAGCAGGAGCAGTTAAAACTGCACATGATGCATTACATAATGGAACAGGAGCAGGTAATGAATATATTGGTTGGGTAAATTTACCGAAAGTTTATAATAAGGAAGAATTTGCTCGAGTGCAGAAAGCAGCTGAGAAAATAAAATCAGACTCTGATGTTCTTCTTGTCATTGGCATAGGCGGGTCATATCTTGGTGCACGTGCCGCAATAGAAGCCTTAAATCATTCGTTTTATAATGTATTAGAAAAACGTAACACACCACAGGTTTTCTTTGTTGGTAATAATATAAGCTCTACATACGTGAAAGACTTATTATCGTTAATTGAAGAAAAGGATGTTTCAATTAATGTTATCTCTAAATCAGGAACAACAACAGAACCAGCGATTGCCTTTCGTATTTTTCGTGAGCATCTAGAAAAGAAATACGGTAAAGAGGAAGCAAGAAAACGAATTTATGCTACAACAGATAAAGAAAAAGGAGCATTGAAAACAGTTGCGACTGATGAGGGATATGAGACGTTTGTAATACCAGATGATGTAGGTGGGCGTTTCTCAGTACTGACAGCAGTAGGACTGTTACCTATCGCAGTAGCTGGACTTAATATTGAACAGATGATGCAAGGGGCAGCAGATGCAATGGATAAATACAATAATGATAATCTTGCTGAAAATGAAGCCTATCAATATGCAGCTGTACGAAATGCTTTTTATAATAAAGGGAAAACGATTGAATTGATGGTTAATTATGAACCGGCCCTGCAATATGTATCTGAATGGTGGAAGCAATTATTTGGAGAGAGTGAAGGAAAAGATAAGAAGGGGATATTCCCAGGCTCAGTTAATTTCTCAACTGACCTTCATTCGATGGGCCAATATGTTCAAGATGGTCGTCGTGATCTTTTTGAAACAATTTTAAATGTGGAAAAGGTACGTGAAGAAATAACGATTGAAGAGCACTCCTCAGACCTTGATGATTTAAACTACTTAGCAGGACAAACGATGGATTTTGTAAACAAAAAAGCATTTCAAGGAACACTGCTTGCACATACTGACGGAGGAGTTCCGAATCTAATTGTTTCAATACCAGAATTAAATGAATATCACTTTGGATACATGATTTACTTTTTTGAAAAGGCATGTGCAATCAGTGGATACTTATTAGGGGTCAATCCATTTGACCAACCAGGTGTAGAAGCTTACAAGAAGAACATGTTTGCCTTACTTGGAAAACCAGGATTTGAAAAAGAAAAAGCAGAGTTAGAAAAGCGTTTATAGAATAGTGTAAAGCATAGAACAATCAAACATAGGACATTCTATAAATATGAATGCACTGTGAAAGGATGAGTTCTATGATTTTAATGAATTCACAAGTTGAAAATAAACAATTTATGCTTAAAGACTTAGAGGATAAGTTAAAGCCACTTGGGTATGTAATTTCTGGTAACTGGGATTATGAACATGGTTATTTTGACTATAAGCTTGATGACAATGGAAGTTATCAATATTTACGAATTCCATTCACAGCTGTAGAAGGTGAAATAGACCAAAAGGGTGTAATTGTTAAACTCGGAAAGCCTTTTCTACTTGCACATAAATATCAACGTGGCTTAGATGACCAGGTTATGGATTATAATTCATTTATGAATCAATTTTCAGAACCACAAGACAAAGATGCGTATATTCCACCTCAATATGTGAATACAGGAAAAAGCTTAATTCAAGAATTAGAAGCAACATTACTTTATTAATAAAGGTTGGCTTTAAGGGTGTATTTGTCCCTGATAAGCCAGCCTTTTCGTCTGTTTTTTTGGGTAAGTATAAAAGTAATGGTTGTGGATGGAAAACCGATTTTGGTAAGATAGGAAAAGTATATAATAAGGGGAGATACGAATGTCAGAACCGATTATTTTTGCCATTACGATTTTTATTGGTTGGCTAATCTTTGATTTTGTGAAACATAAAAAGCTAACGAAGGAATTAGTAATAGGAGCATTAATTGTTGCGATCATTGCTGGGCTTGGGTGGTTTGTTTTAGATTTATTATTTTAATAAATGGGTAAGTGGAGGGGGAGCTAGATGAAGAGATTACGAGTTGCTTTACTACACTTGTTACCTAAAGCTGGAGATTTACAATTCAATCAAAATTTAATTGAAAAAGCAGTTATGATAGCTGGAGAAAAAAATGTAGATTGGATTATCACACCTGAACTAGCGACTAGTGGTTTGCAGTTTTCTAGCATAGGTACGGACTGGATAACCCAACAGCCAGATACTTGGATGAATCATTTTTGTACTATTGTGAAGAGTATTAATGCTACTGTCTTCCTTGGATGTGCAGAACGTTCGAAGGAAGGAGCACTACATAATTCTGTTTTTGTTATAAGTGAGAAGGGTGAAATAATAGGTAATCAAAAGAAGTTAGCAAGAGTAGATAATTGGTCGACATCAGGTGAAGTAGTTGAACCGATATCTTTAGAGAATATAAAAGTTGGTGTATTAATTTGTGCAGATTCCTATACAGGGAATTATGCAGACAAATTACTAACGAAGGGTGCAGAAATTCTAATTGCACCTTCCTCTTGGGGACCAGGCTTACATGGACCAAATGGAGAGTGGGAACAGCGCTCTATTGATACCGGGTTACCTATCTTTGTTTGTAATCGTACCGGAGAGGATGAAACTGTGTCCTTTTGGGAAGCGGAGAGTTCTGTAATAAAAGACGGCAAACGCCTTCTTACTTACAAATCGAAACAATCTGCCATTCTACTGTTTGATTGGGATTTGGAAGCTATGAATTTAGTGTCTACGTCTTTTGATGTGGAGTATATATGGTGAAACGAACAAACGAATGGGAGTTTAAAGCAAAACATTTATTGGGATTCCTCTCGCAGTTGGTACGATACTAAATATAAATTGATATTTTTAAATATTTCCATTATCATAAAGGTAGAAACTAGTAAAAAGTTTCTATGAATTAACTATAAATAATTTTTGGAATTCTAGGTGTCTAATAGACTTAATAGGGAATCTGGTGGAAATCCAGAGCTGTCCCCGCAACTGTAAGTGTGGATGAAATGAGAAACCACTGTATAAGTAACTTTACCGGTGCTTATACGGGAAGGCTCAGAGTAAGAAGAAGCACGAGTCAGGAGACCTGCCTAACTTCCATAAGTTTCATTTCTTCGGGGTGAGAGAAGTTGAAACGGCAGGGATATCATGTTCTTTCATGATAATAATATTGCCGTTTTATGCTCTTTCTCCGTTGGTGAGGAAGGGCTTTTTATATTAAGAAACTGAGAGGGGATAACGTAATGGCTACTTGGGATTTATCTAATACAAACCATCATTTATTGATTTGTAATGGAGGAAGTTGCAATAAGTCTGGAGCAGAGGAATTAACACTAACAGTAAGAAATGAAATTAGTAATCGTGGATTAGATAACATGATACATACAACAAGAACACGATGCAATGGTCGTTGCAAGGATAAATGTGTTGTAGTTGATTATCCAAAAGGGGACTGGTATCAAAATATGGAGCCTGAAGATGTTTCAGATTTTATTGATTCACTATGTGCAAACCAAACATTTTCTAAGAAATTAGCACTTTCTTATAATGGAGCAGGGTTTGAAAGTGGAGATGGTACAGTAACGGGTGATCTAAAAAATGTTGAAGTTGTGAGTAAGGTTTCAAAAGTGTACGAGTAAAGATATTGTGAGGATAATGGATAAATTGTTTAAACGAAGTGGTTCGGACACTAGTTCCGTTAATTTGATATTACTAGTTGATTTAGAGAATAATTGGATCCTAATTCCGCTATTTGTATATATGACGTCCAAATCATAAGTTTTAAGAGGGGATAACGGATACAATGTCCATAAAGAATGTAATATTAGAGGGTTTTATGATAATAACGGAACCTGTGTCCCTATTCGAGGTAACAATCAATTCATAGTCTTAGTTTATAAGTACGCGCTCGTTTTTCTCCACTTGCTACACTTAGAATTTGTAAATCAACAAGCTTATGCAAAGTACGTCTAGCATGGCGGTCACTTATTCGTAGGTGATTAGCAATTTCGAGTGGGGTAAAGGGGCGTAATAAGCGTCGTGCAAATCGCACAATTTCTGCTTCAAGCCATGATAACTGTGCAGGGGAATCAGTAGAGAGGAATTTTCCTATAAATGCTAGTATGAGTTGTTGGCATTTTTGTGGCTCATCTTTAATTGATAAGTACGCAATTGGTAACAATGTCCACCCGTCAAGAGTCAATAAAGAGTGTCTCCAGCATAAATCTTTAAATCGCCTAACATCTAAATCTCTAGCATGTGGTCCATAACCTTGGATTTCAATACAACCTTTAGAGTGCATAGGCATGTACGTAAGATCAAGGTAACGATAACCATTGTTGAAATCTCGCACTTCCCATTCAGGGTACAAGTGGTCTAAGTTCCCTATAGTAGGGAACCAAATTGATCTTAGAAACTCAACAGTTCCGTGGCCAAGTCCATTTTCAAGGAGCTCGCGCCTTCTTGGGTTTCTCTCTTCGGTAAGATTTGTTTGGAGCCATTCTTCGTACTTTATTTCAAATTTACTAACCATATATCACTTTCCTTCCTGGTTTTTTAATAACACCTCAAAACTAAGTAATATTGTTAATAATTAGTATAAGTTGCTATTCTACATTCGACAACCATTTAATTCAAAATAAAAAGAAGGTAGCCAACGATATGTGGCTACCTTCTAAACCTTTCCCACTCATTATACAAATCTGGGGTCGTAACGATTGTTGTATTTAACAAACACCTCATCTCTTCATGTTAGAAACAATCTTGAAATTTCGGTTCTTTGTCCAACACAATCACCTCATTTAAAAGGTAAATCGATAATTTTCCTCATTGTATAATTAACATCAAGTTAATGATGGGAGAGGGTTTGTGAGGTGCATTACTGCTCCTCAATAATTATGATGTCCAGAATGAAGAAAAGTATTCAAAATTAATTATGTCTATTTGATTTTCTTCCTTTTGTTTTCTTAGATGTACTTGGTTTCCCTCCGGCACGTGACCTTGGGTTCGTTTCATTAGCATGTTCGACGGCTTGTTCAAGTTCTTTTCTCATCTGTAATTCCTCCCTTTGAATTTTGACATTACCCATAGAGTTTCCGATTTGAATAGTTTTATCTCTGTTAAAAATTGCATAAGCAGTGCTAACTTCGTCGAATTTTAAATAAACATGTAGTAAATGAATATTCTGTATGTTAAAATAATTTGTTTTAGTGGTGGATGTACATGATATTAAATGAAATAAGGAGAAATTGAAAGGAAACCTTGAATGATTTGCGCTTTCATGTTCATTGTTTGCGTTTTCATTGACTGGAAACGCTTTTGCTATATAATACTAAAAGTTGCATAATAAAGGTAACTTATAAATGAAAGAAGGCAATGCAAATGAAAATCGTATTAGCGAAAGTCTTAGACTATTTATGTGAATGCCAAGAGCAAAAAGCAAAGCTAATCGTAGAAGACCTTAATAAAAATGGAGTACATTACTGGTATTCATCATAATTATAACGCCCCATTCGCAAAATATGCGAATGGGGCTTCTTTTTAATTAATCTAAATTATTGACTGAAAGACAAGTGTTGTAATAAGGTTACTTTGTATTGAGAGAGTAAAGAGAGTAGGCGATAGTATGTCAAAAATTTATATAATTCATGAAAATGATGAATGGACAGTACATTTAACGAAGCGACTAAAGGAATTACACCTACCTTATGAGGAATGGCATTTGAAAAATGGAGTTGTTGATTTACAGTCGGTTCCTCCTGAAGGTGTATTTTATAGCCGAATGAGTGCGTCATCACATACAAGAGGACACCGATACGCTCCAGAATTAGCTAATGCTGTAATTGCGTGGTTAGAGCGTCATAGTAGAAAGGTATTTAACGGGAGTCGAGCTCTTGAATTAGAAGTAAGTAAAGTAGCTCAATATCTTGCGTTAAGCATAGAAGGAATTACAACTCCGAAAACGATTGCTGCTGTAGGAAGAGAGCAGCTTATTGAGGCTGCAAAGCAGTTTGAAGGACAACCTTTTATTACGAAGCATAATCGGGCTGGTAAGGGTTTAGGAGTGCAATTGTTTCAAAGTACTAAAGACCTTGAGAAATACGTGAATGGTGAGGAGTTCGATGAGCCAGTTGACGGGATTACTCTAATACAGGAATATATTTCAGCTCCAGAGCCATATATCACACGTTGTGAGTTTGTTGGTGGGAAGTTTATCTATGCTGTCAAAGTGGATACGTCGAATGGATTTGAGTTATGTCCAGCTGAGGCATGCCAAATTGGCGACTTATATTGCCCGGTAGGTGAAGAGAAAGAGGAAAAGCCGATGTTTGAAGTTATTCCTAATTTTGAAGACCCTCTAATAGAGAAACTAGAGCGTTTTTTAGAGAAAAATGAGATTCATGTTGCTGGGATAGAATTTATTCGTAATCAAGAAGGGGTTATCTACACGTATGATGTAAATACGAATACAAATTATAATCCAGAAGCTGAACAAGTAGCAGGAGTATATGGAATGCTAGAATTATCCAAGTTTTTAGGGGAAGAGCTAGACAAATAAACAGATAAAACAAAGGAGCTTCCCATCGGGAGC
This window harbors:
- a CDS encoding DUF378 domain-containing protein, which encodes MSGIQRTALVLAIIGAINWGLIGFFRFDLVAAIFGGQAAAISRFIYALVGLAGLYCISILFKPSEELERSPEPQR
- a CDS encoding glucose-6-phosphate isomerase produces the protein MNNTLTFDYSKALPFIQQHEIDYLAGAVKTAHDALHNGTGAGNEYIGWVNLPKVYNKEEFARVQKAAEKIKSDSDVLLVIGIGGSYLGARAAIEALNHSFYNVLEKRNTPQVFFVGNNISSTYVKDLLSLIEEKDVSINVISKSGTTTEPAIAFRIFREHLEKKYGKEEARKRIYATTDKEKGALKTVATDEGYETFVIPDDVGGRFSVLTAVGLLPIAVAGLNIEQMMQGAADAMDKYNNDNLAENEAYQYAAVRNAFYNKGKTIELMVNYEPALQYVSEWWKQLFGESEGKDKKGIFPGSVNFSTDLHSMGQYVQDGRRDLFETILNVEKVREEITIEEHSSDLDDLNYLAGQTMDFVNKKAFQGTLLAHTDGGVPNLIVSIPELNEYHFGYMIYFFEKACAISGYLLGVNPFDQPGVEAYKKNMFALLGKPGFEKEKAELEKRL
- a CDS encoding YugN-like family protein; this translates as MILMNSQVENKQFMLKDLEDKLKPLGYVISGNWDYEHGYFDYKLDDNGSYQYLRIPFTAVEGEIDQKGVIVKLGKPFLLAHKYQRGLDDQVMDYNSFMNQFSEPQDKDAYIPPQYVNTGKSLIQELEATLLY
- a CDS encoding carbon-nitrogen hydrolase family protein, which gives rise to MKRLRVALLHLLPKAGDLQFNQNLIEKAVMIAGEKNVDWIITPELATSGLQFSSIGTDWITQQPDTWMNHFCTIVKSINATVFLGCAERSKEGALHNSVFVISEKGEIIGNQKKLARVDNWSTSGEVVEPISLENIKVGVLICADSYTGNYADKLLTKGAEILIAPSSWGPGLHGPNGEWEQRSIDTGLPIFVCNRTGEDETVSFWEAESSVIKDGKRLLTYKSKQSAILLFDWDLEAMNLVSTSFDVEYIW
- a CDS encoding (2Fe-2S) ferredoxin domain-containing protein produces the protein MATWDLSNTNHHLLICNGGSCNKSGAEELTLTVRNEISNRGLDNMIHTTRTRCNGRCKDKCVVVDYPKGDWYQNMEPEDVSDFIDSLCANQTFSKKLALSYNGAGFESGDGTVTGDLKNVEVVSKVSKVYE
- a CDS encoding transcriptional regulator → MVSKFEIKYEEWLQTNLTEERNPRRRELLENGLGHGTVEFLRSIWFPTIGNLDHLYPEWEVRDFNNGYRYLDLTYMPMHSKGCIEIQGYGPHARDLDVRRFKDLCWRHSLLTLDGWTLLPIAYLSIKDEPQKCQQLILAFIGKFLSTDSPAQLSWLEAEIVRFARRLLRPFTPLEIANHLRISDRHARRTLHKLVDLQILSVASGEKRARTYKLRL
- a CDS encoding ATP-grasp domain-containing protein; the protein is MSKIYIIHENDEWTVHLTKRLKELHLPYEEWHLKNGVVDLQSVPPEGVFYSRMSASSHTRGHRYAPELANAVIAWLERHSRKVFNGSRALELEVSKVAQYLALSIEGITTPKTIAAVGREQLIEAAKQFEGQPFITKHNRAGKGLGVQLFQSTKDLEKYVNGEEFDEPVDGITLIQEYISAPEPYITRCEFVGGKFIYAVKVDTSNGFELCPAEACQIGDLYCPVGEEKEEKPMFEVIPNFEDPLIEKLERFLEKNEIHVAGIEFIRNQEGVIYTYDVNTNTNYNPEAEQVAGVYGMLELSKFLGEELDK